A window of Staphylococcus sp. 17KM0847 contains these coding sequences:
- a CDS encoding biotin/lipoate A/B protein ligase family protein yields MTETWHFINTGSHDPFYNMALDEALLNFVSRGEIEPVVRFYTWSPPTLSIGYFQRLSKEIDIEKVKEKGYGLVRRQTGGRGVLHDKELTYSVIVPESHPAMPKTVTEAYRVISGGLLEGFKALGFDAYFAIPRSKEEREKLKQPRSSVCFDAPSWYELVVEGKKIAGSAQTRQKGVILQHGSILQDVDIDDLFDMFIFKNERLKEKMKSAFVEKAIAINDLSDKYITLEQMEVAFKEGFQKGLDIDFKPLELTQEQQSEVKALEEKYRSDAFLYRK; encoded by the coding sequence GTGACAGAAACTTGGCATTTTATAAATACTGGAAGCCATGATCCATTCTATAATATGGCACTTGATGAAGCTTTACTGAACTTTGTTTCGCGAGGGGAGATAGAGCCAGTAGTTCGTTTTTATACATGGTCCCCCCCAACACTATCAATTGGCTACTTTCAACGTTTATCTAAAGAAATCGACATTGAAAAAGTAAAGGAAAAAGGGTATGGTCTTGTACGTCGTCAAACAGGTGGGCGTGGTGTGTTACACGATAAAGAGTTAACTTATAGTGTTATTGTGCCTGAATCACACCCTGCAATGCCTAAGACCGTTACAGAGGCTTATCGTGTTATTTCAGGTGGCTTATTAGAAGGATTTAAAGCACTCGGTTTTGATGCGTATTTTGCTATTCCACGTTCTAAGGAAGAGCGTGAAAAACTCAAACAACCTAGAAGTTCTGTTTGTTTTGATGCACCAAGTTGGTATGAATTGGTAGTAGAAGGCAAGAAAATTGCTGGCAGTGCTCAAACGCGTCAAAAAGGGGTTATTCTACAACACGGCTCAATTTTACAAGATGTAGATATTGATGACCTTTTTGATATGTTCATCTTTAAAAATGAACGTTTAAAAGAAAAGATGAAGTCAGCTTTTGTTGAAAAAGCCATCGCTATTAATGATTTATCTGATAAATATATTACTTTGGAACAAATGGAAGTTGCTTTTAAAGAAGGGTTCCAAAAAGGGCTTGATATTGACTTTAAGCCATTAGAGCTTACACAAGAACAACAAAGTGAAGTAAAAGCATTGGAAGAAAAATACCGTTCAGATGCTTTTTTATACCGTAAATAA
- a CDS encoding SA1362 family protein, whose translation MSTFQKILFGLVALIALIGLIMNIDAFLFSIMNTIITMAVIIGVIYAIYFFFFLTKDQRQYKLAVWKNKWKYHRRR comes from the coding sequence ATGAGTACGTTTCAAAAAATACTTTTTGGACTAGTTGCATTAATTGCGTTAATCGGACTTATTATGAATATCGATGCCTTTTTATTTAGTATTATGAATACAATTATAACAATGGCTGTGATTATCGGAGTGATTTATGCTATTTATTTCTTTTTCTTCCTTACAAAAGATCAACGTCAATATAAGTTAGCGGTGTGGAAAAACAAATGGAAATATCATCGTCGTAGATAA